Proteins from a genomic interval of Chionomys nivalis chromosome 7, mChiNiv1.1, whole genome shotgun sequence:
- the LOC130877764 gene encoding C-C motif chemokine 3-like, translated as MKVPTAALAVLLCTMALCDQVFSAPYDADTPISCCFSYSRQIHRKFIADYFETSNLCSQPAVIFITKRNRQVCADPKETWVQEYIADLELNA; from the exons ATGAAGGTCCCCACAGCTGCCCTTGCTGTCCTTCTCTGCACCATGGCTCTCTGTGACCAAGTCTTCTCAGCTCCAT ATGATGCTGACACCCCAATCTCCTGCTGCTTCTCCTATAGCCGGCAGATTCACCGCAAATTCATTGCTGACTATTTTGAGACCAGCAACCTTTGCTCTCAGCCAGCTGTCAT TTTCATAACCAAGAGAAACCGGCAGGTCTGCGCTGACCCCAAAGAAACCTGGGTGCAAGAATACATCGCTGACCTGGAACTGAATGCCTGA